A portion of the Algisphaera agarilytica genome contains these proteins:
- the trpA gene encoding tryptophan synthase subunit alpha — protein sequence MQANRIDTIFTDLRASGGKALMPFLTAGDPDLATTIRMLEAAQEAGASICEIGIPFSDPIADGPVIQASMSRALDQGLKVEEVFAAVAEARPRLSIGLVAMVSYSIVHRMGLKQFIGRAKEAGFDGFIFPDLPLAESGPARAAAAEAGLILSMLIAPTTPIERAEQIAAASTGFVYVVSRPGITGARASLPPELPARLERLRGVTDLPMAVGFGISSAEQVREVVSVADAAIVGSALVAQIHEYAQESADAAVTGAGSTIAQLTQGLTSNAP from the coding sequence ATGCAAGCGAACCGGATCGACACCATTTTCACTGATTTACGGGCTTCGGGCGGGAAAGCGCTGATGCCGTTTTTGACCGCGGGCGACCCCGACCTCGCGACGACCATCCGTATGCTCGAAGCGGCACAGGAAGCCGGGGCGTCGATCTGCGAGATTGGCATCCCCTTCAGCGACCCCATCGCCGATGGACCGGTGATCCAGGCCTCCATGTCCCGTGCGCTGGATCAGGGATTGAAGGTTGAAGAGGTTTTCGCCGCCGTGGCCGAGGCCCGTCCGCGTCTGTCGATCGGGCTGGTGGCGATGGTGAGCTACTCGATCGTCCACCGCATGGGTTTGAAGCAATTCATCGGGCGCGCTAAGGAGGCAGGCTTCGACGGGTTCATCTTCCCCGACCTGCCGCTGGCCGAGTCGGGTCCCGCCCGCGCCGCCGCCGCCGAGGCGGGGCTGATCCTGAGCATGCTGATCGCCCCGACCACGCCGATCGAGCGGGCCGAGCAGATCGCCGCCGCGAGCACCGGGTTTGTGTACGTCGTCTCGCGCCCGGGCATCACCGGCGCCCGGGCATCGCTTCCCCCCGAACTCCCGGCCCGCCTGGAACGGCTGCGGGGGGTGACCGACCTGCCCATGGCGGTGGGCTTCGGGATCAGCAGTGCCGAGCAGGTCCGCGAGGTGGTCAGCGTGGCGGACGCCGCGATCGTGGGCTCGGCCCTGGTCGCCCAGATCCACGAATACGCCCAGGAATCAGCCGACGCCGCGGTCACCGGTGCCGGATCGACCATCGCCCAACTCACACAGGGACTCACCTCCAACGCCCCATAA